The DNA segment CCCGTCAGCTCGGGCCAGGCCATAGTCGGGGCCATAAGCGGCCTGGGCCTCTACAAGGGCGAGCATGTGAACCTCAAACTCCTCGTGGGAATCGTGAAGGGCTGGGTAATGGCCCCGGTTTTCGCGGGTGCGATATCCTACGTCCTCATAACGTTTCTGGCTTAGGCTTTTAAACCGACCACCGAAGGTTCTTGAGGTGTTGAGAGATGGTCGAGTTTAAGTTCGAGGTAAAGGCGAGAGACGCCGCCGGAAGGATCGGGAAGTTAACTGTCAACGGAAAAACGATAGAGACCCCTGCCATAATGCCGGTCATCAACCCAAAGCAACTGATAGTGACACCGAAGGAACTCAAGGAGATGGGCTTTGGAATGATAATCACCAACTCCTACATCATCTACAAGACGCCTGAACTCAGGGAGAGGGCCCTTGAGTTTGGAATCCACAGGCTCCTCGACTACGACGGCATAATCGAGGTCGATTCCGGCTCGTTCCAGCTCATGCGCTACGGCGGCGTGGACGTTACGAACAGGGAGATAATCGAGTTCCAGGAGGGGATAGGCGTCGATATAGGCACCTTCCTCGACATTCCGACCCCACCGGATGCACCGAGGGAAAAAGCAGAGGAAGACCTCAGGGTGACCCTTGAAAGGGCAAAGGAAGCCGAGGAAGTCAAGAACATCGCGATGAACGCGGCAGTCCAGGGATCCACCTATCCAGACCTGAGAACCTATGCCGCTAAAAAGCTCAGCGATATGAACTTTGAGATTCACCCGGTTGGGGCAGTCGTCCCGCTCATGGAGAGCTACAGATATAAAGACCTTGTTGATGTAGTTATCGCTTCAAAGCAGGGGCTCAGGCCCGACAGGCCGGTTCACCTCTTCGGCGCAGGTCACCCGATGATTTTCGCTTTAGCGGTCGCGATGGGGATAGACCTCTTCGATTCCGCGAGCTATGCCCTCTATGCCAAAGACGACCGCTACATGACGCCCGAGGGGACGAAAAGGCTGGAAGAGCTCGAATACTTCCCCTGCTCCTGTCCGGTCTGCCCCCGCCACACTCCCCAGGAGCTTCGCGAGATGCCGAAGGAAGAGAGGACGAGGCTTCTGGCTCTCCACAACCTCTGGGTAATCCGCGAGGAGCTCAACCGGGTCAAGCAGACGATAAAGGAGGGAACCCTCTGGGAGCTCGTCGATGAGCGCGCCCGCTCCCACCCGAAGATGTTCGCCGCCTACAAGAGGCTGTTGGAGTACAGGGACTACCTCGAAAAGAACGAGCCGATAACCAAGGCCTCCGCTTTCTTCAAGGTGAGCGAGGAGGCACTGCGCTGGCCGACTGCTGTGAGGGCTAAGGAGAGGGCAGAGCGCGTTAAGAGCAGGTTTCCTGGGACGATAGAACACCCGATATTCGGAGAGATACCTAGGTACCTCGGCTTGACCTACCCCTTTGCGCAGAGCGAGGGCGAGGAGGACTTCACCATAACCAAGCCCGCCAGGGGAGAGGCGAGGAGCTACATCATGGCCATAGCGGAGTACCAGTTCGGAGAAGGCGCTGGGGAAGCGTTCAGAGATGCCTTCGTCGAGCTGTCGAGAAAGACCGGAATGCCGAGGCAGATTAAGGTGAAGGGCAAACACCTCGCGACCTTCAGGGCTGAGGACGGCCTCCTGACCCTCGGCATCGAGGGGGCTAAAAGGCTCCACGAGATACTGCCGTTCCCGAGGATGCGCGTTGTGGTCAACGAAGATGCAGAGCCCTTCGCACGGAAGGGCAAGAACGTCTTCGCAAAGTTCGTGGTGGACGCTGACCCCGAGATAAGGCCCTACGACGAGGTTCTGGTCGTGAACGAGAACGACGAGCTCCTTGCAACGGGTCAAACGCTGCTCAGCGGCGAGGAGCTGAAGGTGTTCCAGAGCGGTTTAGCCGTGAAGGTTCGCAGGGGCGTTGGGAAGTAGAAAATTTTATAACGTCCCTCCCTTCTCCTATTTCGGGCGGGCCCGTGGTCTAGATGGTTATGACGCCACCCTTACAAGGTGGAGGTCCGGGGTTCGAATCCCCGCGGGCCCACCAGTTCTCGATTAACCGCCAAATAACATCCTCATACGTTTCTCCCAACCGACCAATCCGCCTCAACTCCTCCTTCAACTCCACACTCACCCAAATAGTCGTATTCCGTCTTGCTTTCTCCCCCACTGCCAGCACCTCCGACTATAGCGCCTATAGCGACTATAGGGGATACGTATACACAATTATGCCCCATCCTACATAGGACTTGTCCAGAAAGAAGAACGACTAAAACAAAGTGAAAATGAGGAACCAGCCCGGGCGGGACACAAGAGAGCGAGAGGCGAGGAAGGGACAAAACCTAGGGCATAGTAATCTATAGTAGTTCTACCCTCTCTCCCTGACTCCTCTTCCGCCTTACTTGGACGTCATATCCTGGCCACGGCAGATACTCAAACCGGAAGAAACCATACCTCCCCCACTCGATATAAGCGTATCCATCATCCAGCATCGAGACGTAACCTTGCTTGACCTTTGACCCCTTCCTGACCTGGGCTCCTCTCAGGTAAATATAAGCTGGAATTTTCGTGCGAATTCTCCAATCAACGTTGCTAACTGTATGAGTCGAGAGGACAAGGGATACTAGGGCCTTCCTCAAGTCTTTGAGGATATCTTTGACCCAATCCTGAAGGGTGAACTGAGTGCCCGGTGCAGTTTCAGGGAAAATATCATCAGCTTCATCGATGAAAACTGCATACCACTCTCTATCATCACGAGTGAGTAGGCAGTAGAGGAGCTCAAACCAGAAGTAGACAGGCCTGTCTTCCTCCAGTTTCTCTGGTGGGATAACCCTCCCAGTCTTCTCCTTCACATCCTTGGCTAGCTCTGGGGAGACTCTATATGAGGCAGGCTCATAGATGACGTTAATCTTGTCCTTACGGAGTTTCCGAATGGCATCCTTCGCATCCCTGTACCTGACGACGGGAACATCAATCACTTCTGCTTCTCCTCCATAGGGAATTTTGAGGAACTCTACTTCATCGTCCTCATGCACTAGTATCTGGATCTTCTTCTCCCAGTTTGGAAACTTGTGCCACTGGGCAAGGAAGCGGCCACGCCAGATAACGTATTCTTCGCCCCTGAACCGTAAGGCCAGTCTGCCCATTAGTGAAGTCTTCCCAGCCCCTTGTTCCCCAGTAATCATGACAAGCCTGCCGCCCCTTCCGGGATTCCTCTCTAGGAGCCTGTCCAAGAGTTCAGCACCAATCTGAGCAGCAATCTGGGCTCCACTCGCCAGGGACAAGATACCACGCTTCATCCCACGTCACCTCCCAGCTCTTCTATGACCCTCTCCAGAATCTCTAACTGTCTCTTCCTCTCCTCCAACTGCTCCTGAAGAGAGATGACCTTCTCCTCCAGTGCTGAGACTTGAATCTCTATGAGCTTCTTTCGGGCCTTCAAGTAGTTTTGGAGACTCTGGGGGCTACCATGGGTCTTGATGTTCTTCGGAATCTTCACTCCTGCCTCTTCTACAAGGCGGATAACCTCTTCCATACCCCTCACCAATTGTACATAATTGTACGTTCTACACATACTTTTTGGACATTCTAGAGGTACAGAAACATGGAGATATGTGGCCGTGTAAAAGATAGAAGTCAGAGTTGAGTCTTAACATAGTAGATAATCAGATTGTCAACAACTTTAGGAATCGTCTGGTTCCACCCGCTCCCAGTATCAGCTTCAATCAACTTCTGGAGAAACTCTCTGTTTTCTTCGACAAACTCTCCTGCCCAACGATGAATTGTTAAGAATGCGCACTTCTCAATTTCCAGCCAGAAATCAGGAATTCCTAGGGCCCTTATAGTGTAGGTTCTATCAATAGGGACTATAAGGTTAGGGAAGAGGAAGTGCATTAGCTTCGAGTTCCCAACCAACTTAGTCTTAGTGCGCGTCACTTTCAAACTCCCATAGAACCTTAGTACATTCATTACTGTTGGACTATTCACATCTTTAAATACTTCAATAGAAGATTCCAAGAGAGAGCCATCAATCAAACTCACAGCGCTCTGGAGCTCTTTCTTGAAGTCATCATACTCCTTCAGAGAGGCTCTTCTCTTGTTCATTCCCCAACTTTCTAAAGTCTCGTAGAGGACCTTTGGTAGTTCATCTCCCATTAAGCCCTTCCTCATATTTTCGGGAGTGGATTTCTTAGTGAATTCTAGAACCCTAAGATAAGCCTCTAAATCATGGGCTCTTTCAGTACTATTTGCTTTGGCATTCAACTCCTTCACAAAATCCATCACATCTTCCTTGACCTTCCGCCTGAGCAGATTAGCAAGAGCTGTGGATCTCTCACTTACTCTTCGTTGGAACTTGTCAAAATTCCTGTATACAGACCTCCCTTGAATACACTCTTCCATAATACAGTAAGCGAAGTTTTTCCTAATAGATGTTTCGTGTCGTTGAGGATATGGGTTGGGGGATGTGAGGACGCGTCCAGCCCCTCCTGATTTCTTTCTACTCTCTAAAGTCAAGGACTAGGGAAAGGAGAGGGCTGCACACTAGGAATACTCAGTGGCTAGTAGTTCAGAAAAAATCCTGCAAGTTTGTGAAGCGGTTGATTTGGAAAATCAGGATTTTCCGAGAAGTTTGATTTTGGAACGCATAATATAATAATATGCAAATCTCCATTTTGCGTTGAGTTTTTAATCTCGTCAAGATGCCAAGTTCTCTGGAAGAAAAGTTTTTAGAGGACAGTAAGAATTTTTCTGAACATATTAGCTGTGAACATAGAGGAAATACTTCTTGGGTCTTCCACGTTTTCCGCTCTTCTTGGTATAAACGGTAAACTGGTGGGACAACTCCTGTATGACCTTGCTAAGTATTGGTTCAGCGAACCCACAAGCTTCAAGATACTGCCTAACTTCCGAGAATGGCACATAGTCGTCGTCATAGTTTACTATAAATTCTGTCGCCCTCTTTATGGCCAGTTTTAGTGTTGCAGGAGTTTTAGGATACCGCTTGACCTTCTTGATGTCGTCGAGTGTTTTAACTGAGAGCATAGGTTCAAGGCGTTCTGGGAGTAGGCCAAACAGGAACGTTACAGTGTCCTCGCTAAATGGCCTAATCCTGAAGATTGCTTGAAGTTGTGTCTCATCCTCCCAATATTTCCTAATCTCGTCAATGTCTGGGAGGGCTTGGCTACTGTACTTCCACCTGCTGTCCTTATCCCGATAAGACTGTATGCCAATGGTGTCGGGGTCAATCAGGAAGTAGGAGAGGAGGATTTCCCGGAAAGCGTCAGGCCCGACAGTGAATGTGCCGACAATGAAGAGAAACTTCAGGCCTTCAAAGTCCCTGCTACTCCTCAGGCTTGAGCCGAAGTGCATTGTCCTAACTGTGAGGTCGTGATATCCATGTTTTTCTAGGCCTCTTTGGATGAGGATACCTAGTCTGTCTTCGAATTGTTTGTAGGTGATTATGGGGACTATTCCACGATTGTCTATGACGAATTGGGGATAGAGGTATTCCACAATCTTCACTATCTTCTTGGCAATGCCCTCAAGCGAAGGTATGTTCTGGTTAGCAAGGGTCTGCTTTGTGTATTTAGCCTGTGGAATCTTCTTAGGCACAACCCTCACGACAACACTACTCTTTGAGGACTCGTGGACTGGTATCTCGATAATCTCGGGGTCTGGGAGGTCCATGTTGTAAACAGGGTCTATAGTTGCCCTCTGCTTCAAGTATTCCCACACAGCCTCGTTGAAAGAGGCGTCGGTGTTGATGACCTTTGCTCCTTTCTTCCGAGCATACTCGAAGAGGAGCAGAGCATAGGGGATGACAACCTTGTCGAGAGAGTTAGGAACTTGCTGGGAACGGGCATACCTGAGGTAGAGGCCAATTTCACATGGGCTCTGTGCGAATAAGTCTCTCACAGCCTCTCGTACAAAGTCGAGGTCAGGAGCGTGATACAAGTTTTCTAGGAGCTTTCTTTGTAGTTCAACTGTCAGCTCCTCACAGTGGTTGATGTAGTCATCTTCAGTGAGATCTCGCCCAAGAGCTATAGAATGCAAGTGCATGACCTTAGGGTCAGGAGGCTCAATGACTTTTCCGTTGAACAGGGATTCCTCGGCTATGATAACATCAGGTTCAAGGCGTTCGAGTTGTTTTGTCTGAAGATAGGCGAGTGGAGCGAGAACTACCCTTTTGTCCTCCTTAAAGGCTTGGTGATACGGGCAATTAGCATACGTGTTAGGGAATTTCTCCTTGCAGATAGAGCATGCAATTCTGGGAGGGAAGCCACGGAAGACGTCAAGGTGTTGGCAAGACCGCTCGAAGCCCTTCCAGTGGACAACTTCACTGGAGGGCAGAAGTCTCTCATACAAGTCGAGGATGGTATGAGCTTCAGCAAGGATGAGGAACTTTTTCTCGCTCTCTGATTTGATTAGTTCGATGTTTCTGTGAGTCTTGCCAGAACCTGGGAAAGACTTGTCCACGATAAACTCGATGGTTGGGTCTTCAACTAGTTTCCTAAGCCTCCAAAAAGCCTTTGTACGGTGACCAGCATAAACACTACTGGGCTCGGGCATACCTTTCACCTTGAATCAGTTTTTATTGGTGTTCTCAGTTTCTTGATTTCTCGGGATTGAGGAGCCTCTCGACTTCCTCCCTTGGGATTCTCCACCAGCCTCGTTTAGTGGGTTGGATTGCTTTGATTTTGCCCTCCTGAACCCAGCCAAAGACGGTCACGTAGTGGACACCGAGCATCCTAGCAACTTCCCCAGTTGTGTAGTACTCTTTTTCAAGTTTGATGGCCATGTTGTCTCACCTCTAATATTTCTTGTATCCTTAGTATACATAACCTTTTTGGACATACCTGGAAGCTTTATTTAGTCATCAAAACCCTAAAATGCCCAAGAATAGAAAAAGAGGATTCAATGTTTCTCCTTTAGCATGACCATTGCCTCAAGCACATCAAGGTCCTTTTCGGTTATGCAGGGGTTGAGGCGTCTTAGGAGTCTCAGAACCTCACTCCGAGGTATCATAGTTTTGCCGTCAATGACTTTGTACTTGAGCCTCCCAGAAACTGTTGCCCAGAAGACCTCTTCTTCGGGAACCATGAAGATTCTAGTAAATTCTTGAATTGTGTAGTACTTTTTCGCCATATTCCTCCCTCAGTATCTCTTTTGCTTTCTCCAATTCACTCTTTGGGATGTACCATCTCTTACCTACCGCGACGCCCTGAATTTCTCCACTTAGAATCAAGTCAACTATCCGGCCTACTCTCCTCCTAGGAATTCCGAGGACTTCTACTAGCTGGGACTCAGTGTAGAGTTGTTCTGGTGGGAGTTGCCTTGCTTCTAGGAGCATGTCAACTACTTCTTTTGGGATTCTCCAGTGTTTGTGGAATGAAGGTTGGACTGCCCTAATTTTGCCTCTTCGAATCCACTCGTAGACTGTGTTTCGTGTCACGTTGAGGATTTTTGCGACTTCTCCAGTAGTGTAGCAGTCTTTTGACCCCATCATCTTCTTGAGGCGTTTGACCTCATCCTTGTGAATCCAATAATACATACACTTCTTGTAGCGAGTTTTCAGGGCGTTGACCTTCCTTTTTTCTATCAGTGTGTAGAGTCTGAAGATGTCTATGTCCAACTCTCGTGCCACTTCTCTTGGGCTATAGTATGGGCCTTCAGGTCTTGGTG comes from the Thermococcus thioreducens genome and includes:
- the tgtA gene encoding tRNA guanosine(15) transglycosylase TgtA, which gives rise to MVEFKFEVKARDAAGRIGKLTVNGKTIETPAIMPVINPKQLIVTPKELKEMGFGMIITNSYIIYKTPELRERALEFGIHRLLDYDGIIEVDSGSFQLMRYGGVDVTNREIIEFQEGIGVDIGTFLDIPTPPDAPREKAEEDLRVTLERAKEAEEVKNIAMNAAVQGSTYPDLRTYAAKKLSDMNFEIHPVGAVVPLMESYRYKDLVDVVIASKQGLRPDRPVHLFGAGHPMIFALAVAMGIDLFDSASYALYAKDDRYMTPEGTKRLEELEYFPCSCPVCPRHTPQELREMPKEERTRLLALHNLWVIREELNRVKQTIKEGTLWELVDERARSHPKMFAAYKRLLEYRDYLEKNEPITKASAFFKVSEEALRWPTAVRAKERAERVKSRFPGTIEHPIFGEIPRYLGLTYPFAQSEGEEDFTITKPARGEARSYIMAIAEYQFGEGAGEAFRDAFVELSRKTGMPRQIKVKGKHLATFRAEDGLLTLGIEGAKRLHEILPFPRMRVVVNEDAEPFARKGKNVFAKFVVDADPEIRPYDEVLVVNENDELLATGQTLLSGEELKVFQSGLAVKVRRGVGK
- a CDS encoding ATP-binding protein; this encodes MKRGILSLASGAQIAAQIGAELLDRLLERNPGRGGRLVMITGEQGAGKTSLMGRLALRFRGEEYVIWRGRFLAQWHKFPNWEKKIQILVHEDDEVEFLKIPYGGEAEVIDVPVVRYRDAKDAIRKLRKDKINVIYEPASYRVSPELAKDVKEKTGRVIPPEKLEEDRPVYFWFELLYCLLTRDDREWYAVFIDEADDIFPETAPGTQFTLQDWVKDILKDLRKALVSLVLSTHTVSNVDWRIRTKIPAYIYLRGAQVRKGSKVKQGYVSMLDDGYAYIEWGRYGFFRFEYLPWPGYDVQVRRKRSQGERVELL
- a CDS encoding helix-turn-helix domain-containing protein, with protein sequence MAIKLEKEYYTTGEVARMLGVHYVTVFGWVQEGKIKAIQPTKRGWWRIPREEVERLLNPEKSRN
- a CDS encoding helix-turn-helix domain-containing protein, which translates into the protein MATPRPEGPYYSPREVARELDIDIFRLYTLIEKRKVNALKTRYKKCMYYWIHKDEVKRLKKMMGSKDCYTTGEVAKILNVTRNTVYEWIRRGKIRAVQPSFHKHWRIPKEVVDMLLEARQLPPEQLYTESQLVEVLGIPRRRVGRIVDLILSGEIQGVAVGKRWYIPKSELEKAKEILREEYGEKVLHNSRIY